A stretch of the Takifugu flavidus isolate HTHZ2018 unplaced genomic scaffold, ASM371156v2 ctg465, whole genome shotgun sequence genome encodes the following:
- the LOC130520642 gene encoding trace amine-associated receptor 13c-like, whose translation MSLEDGDGYISPFNTSCRLMSDAWKSTLISAALVCLAPLTVVLNLVVVVSISHFRHFQTTTNIILLSMAVSDLLVGLAVMPLMIVTLDFCWCISSFICFLFDLLSFVLTSASVGNMVLISVDRYVAICYPLRYSSIKPSTVKICVSVCWISSIIYNLILLKDNLLNIDSSSCYKKCPLLLNDILAIVDVFITFYVPLTVIIVLYARVFVVAVTQARAMRSQVSTTGSKAVNAMKSEMRAARTLGIVILFFLMCFFPHYISSLIGQGMNIEVSTGQLLLFYCNSTINPIIYAFFYPWFRKTVKLLLNCKFCKL comes from the exons ATGTCACTGGAAGATGGAGATGGCTACATCTCTCCATTCAACACCTCCTGCAGACTCATGTCTGATGCTTGGAAATCCACTCTCATCAGTGCAGCACTGGTCTGCCttgctcctctcactgtggtgCTCAATTTAGTGGTTGTTGTCtccatttctcatttcag GCATTTCCAGACGACAACCAATATCATCCTGCTCTCCATGGCagtgtctgaccttctggtgGGCCTCGCCGTGATGCCGCTCATGATCGTGACCCTGGATTTCTGTTGGTGCATCAGTTCATTTATATGCTTTCTTTTCGACCTGTTAAGctttgtcctcacctctgcctctgttggGAACATGGTGCTGATATCAGTAGATCGTTATGTGGCCATTTGTTACCCTCTGCGTTATTCCTCCATCAAACCAAGTACAGttaaaatctgtgtgtctgtgtgttggatcAGTTCTATTATCTACAATCTCATACTTCTAAAAGATAACCTTTTAAACATTGATTCCAGTTCTTGCTACAAGAAATGCCCCCTtttattaaatgacattttggcaattGTAGATGTATTCATCACATTTTATGTCCCTCTAACTGTAATAATTGTTCTCTACGCCAGAGTGTTTGTGGTGGCTGTCACACAGGCACGTGCCATGCGGTCTCAGGTTTCAACAACTGGGTCAAAAGCTGTGAATGCAATGAAATCAGAGATGAGAGCTGCTAGAACACTCGGAATTGTCATTCTCTTTTtcttaatgtgttttttccctcattatatttcatctttaattgGACAAGGCATGAATATTGAAGTTTCAACAGGTCAACTTTTGCTGTTCTATTGTAATTCTACAATAAATCCTATCATCTATGCTTTTTTCTATCCCTGGTTCAGAAAGACGGTTAAACTCCTCCTGAACTGCAAATTCTGTAAACTGTGA